The following proteins are co-located in the Bosea sp. AS-1 genome:
- a CDS encoding ABC transporter ATP-binding protein, whose translation MSLDTQTGRREPFRAVLGFTFQHWARRPGQVAWVAGVTVVATLAELFTPVYAGRLVDAVANGVGSAEAALWALAAMMALAAITVAGRHFAFLGLTTMTLRTMSDVAQEAFARLQRFSTDWHANNFAGSTVRKITRGMWALDLLTDTVLIALLPSLVILLGMTALLAWHWPVMGLVVAVGALVYIGLTLALSLRFVAPAARLGNAWDTRLGGALADSITCNPVVKAFGAETREDLRLATVVAKWSLRTGRAWVRGTWSGTGQLVVLLILRAAVIGLVIWLWLNGRASAGDVAFVLTAYAVVHGYLRDVGQHVHNLQRSVNDMEELVWMHDLPYGVPDRKGAVAMGVTAGEIAFEDVTFHYGGHHDPLYRDFSLTIRGGEKVGLVGRSGSGKTTFVKLVQRLYDVTGGRIAIDGQDIAGVTQESLRRQIAIVQQEPVLFHRSLAENIAYGRPGASQAQIEQAAKLANAHDFIMRLPKGYATLVGERGIKLSGGERQRVSLARAFLADAPILILDEATSSLDSESEALIQQAIERLMEGRTTIVIAHRLSTVRAMDRILVFDRGRVIEEGPHETLLNRKDGAYRALFEKQASEIAKGLAA comes from the coding sequence ATGTCTCTCGATACTCAAACCGGGCGGCGGGAGCCGTTCCGGGCCGTTCTCGGCTTCACTTTCCAACACTGGGCGCGCCGGCCCGGGCAGGTTGCCTGGGTTGCGGGCGTCACCGTGGTTGCCACGCTCGCCGAGCTGTTCACGCCGGTCTATGCTGGCCGCCTTGTCGATGCCGTCGCCAACGGTGTCGGCAGCGCCGAAGCGGCGCTGTGGGCGCTCGCCGCGATGATGGCGCTTGCCGCGATCACCGTGGCGGGGCGTCATTTCGCCTTCCTCGGGCTCACCACCATGACGCTGCGCACGATGAGCGACGTGGCGCAGGAGGCCTTCGCGCGCCTGCAGCGTTTCTCGACGGATTGGCATGCCAACAACTTTGCCGGCTCGACGGTGCGCAAGATCACGCGCGGCATGTGGGCGCTCGACCTGTTGACCGACACGGTGCTGATCGCGCTGTTGCCCTCGCTCGTCATCCTGCTCGGCATGACGGCGCTGCTGGCCTGGCACTGGCCGGTGATGGGGCTCGTCGTGGCGGTGGGGGCGCTGGTCTATATCGGGCTGACCTTGGCTCTCTCGCTGCGCTTCGTCGCTCCGGCGGCGCGGCTGGGCAATGCCTGGGACACGCGGCTAGGCGGCGCGCTGGCGGACTCCATCACCTGCAACCCGGTGGTGAAGGCTTTCGGTGCGGAGACGCGCGAGGATCTGCGCCTCGCCACGGTGGTGGCGAAGTGGAGCCTCAGGACGGGGCGCGCCTGGGTGCGCGGCACCTGGTCGGGAACCGGCCAGTTGGTGGTGCTGCTGATCCTGCGGGCCGCCGTCATCGGCCTGGTGATCTGGCTGTGGCTGAACGGGCGGGCGAGCGCCGGTGACGTTGCTTTCGTGCTCACGGCCTATGCGGTGGTGCATGGCTATCTGCGCGATGTCGGCCAGCATGTCCACAACCTGCAGCGCTCGGTCAACGACATGGAGGAACTCGTCTGGATGCACGATCTTCCCTATGGCGTCCCGGACCGGAAGGGTGCGGTGGCGATGGGCGTGACGGCGGGCGAGATCGCCTTCGAGGACGTGACCTTCCACTATGGAGGCCATCACGACCCGCTCTATCGCGATTTCTCGCTGACCATTCGCGGCGGCGAGAAGGTCGGCCTTGTCGGCCGCTCCGGCTCCGGCAAGACGACCTTCGTCAAGCTGGTGCAGCGACTCTACGATGTCACCGGTGGCCGCATCGCGATCGACGGGCAGGACATCGCGGGCGTCACGCAGGAGAGCCTGCGCCGGCAGATCGCGATCGTGCAGCAGGAGCCGGTGCTGTTCCACCGCTCTCTGGCCGAGAACATCGCCTATGGTCGTCCGGGCGCTTCGCAGGCCCAGATCGAGCAGGCGGCAAAGCTCGCCAACGCGCATGACTTCATCATGCGCCTGCCCAAGGGCTACGCCACGCTCGTCGGCGAGCGCGGCATCAAGCTCTCGGGTGGCGAGCGCCAGCGGGTCTCGCTGGCCCGGGCCTTCCTGGCCGATGCGCCGATCCTGATTCTGGACGAGGCAACCTCGAGCCTCGATTCGGAATCGGAGGCGCTGATCCAGCAGGCGATCGAACGCCTGATGGAGGGCCGGACCACGATCGTGATCGCGCACCGGCTTTCGACGGTGCGAGCCATGGACCGCATCCTGGTCTTCGACCGTGGCCGCGTGATCGAGGAGGGGCCACACGAGACCCTGCTCAATCGCAAGGACGGCGCTTATCGGGCGTTGTTCGAGAAACAGGCGAGCGAGATCGCGAAAGGGCTCGCAGCCTGA
- a CDS encoding DUF599 family protein encodes MTGFSNLDLVAFVFFIVSWIAYHYAVERGPHAAKSLNMRMNLRRARWVQEALGRDNRILDAQVMNGLQNGTAFFASTSIIAIGGTLALLQSAERVVAIFSDLPLNVAPTRTIWEVKVIGLAMIFGYAFFKFAWAYRLFNYCVILIGALPPPDSPDKREAQRAVHETIEMNVAGGRHFNRGQRAFFLALAYMGWFLGPVTFLVFTAAVLVAMYRRQFASDAARVFSYPGEQ; translated from the coding sequence ATGACCGGATTCAGCAACCTCGACCTGGTGGCGTTCGTTTTCTTCATCGTCTCCTGGATCGCCTATCACTATGCCGTCGAGCGCGGTCCGCATGCGGCCAAGAGCCTGAACATGCGCATGAACCTGCGCCGCGCCCGCTGGGTCCAGGAAGCGTTGGGCCGCGACAACCGCATCCTCGACGCACAGGTGATGAACGGCCTGCAGAACGGAACGGCCTTCTTCGCCTCGACCTCGATCATCGCCATCGGCGGCACGCTCGCCTTGCTGCAATCGGCGGAGCGGGTCGTCGCCATCTTTTCCGATCTGCCGCTCAACGTCGCGCCGACCCGCACGATCTGGGAGGTCAAGGTGATCGGCCTCGCCATGATCTTCGGCTATGCTTTCTTCAAATTCGCCTGGGCCTACCGGCTGTTCAATTACTGCGTCATCCTGATCGGCGCCCTGCCCCCGCCGGACAGCCCCGACAAGCGGGAGGCGCAGCGTGCCGTCCATGAAACCATCGAAATGAATGTCGCCGGCGGGCGGCACTTCAACCGCGGCCAGCGCGCCTTCTTTCTCGCCTTGGCCTATATGGGCTGGTTCCTCGGCCCGGTGACCTTCCTGGTCTTCACCGCAGCCGTGCTGGTCGCGATGTACCGACGCCAATTCGCCTCCGACGCCGCTCGCGTCTTCAGCTACCCCGGGGAGCAGTGA
- a CDS encoding YdcF family protein, whose translation MFFLLSKIVWFVFSPVNFVILLAGFSALLAFTRFARTARWLGLLSLVMLGLMSFSPLPRAVLRPLEDRFPQQEAAKGPVAGIVVLGGAIGLARGDVVLNASASRMTKTVELARLHPQAKIVFTGGAATLISQTMETEADGAKRLMEGLGLEPGRLILEDKSRNTIENAVFTRRLVDPKPGERWLLVTSAWHMPRAIGVFRKAGFPIEAFPVDYWSSGKPDDFIRPYSRAPRALDLADNGFKEWVGLVAYRLAGYTDSLFPGP comes from the coding sequence ATGTTCTTCCTCCTGTCCAAGATTGTCTGGTTCGTCTTTTCGCCGGTCAATTTCGTCATCCTGCTCGCCGGATTCTCGGCGCTGCTCGCCTTCACGCGCTTTGCGCGGACGGCGCGCTGGCTCGGACTGCTGTCACTGGTGATGCTCGGCCTGATGTCGTTCAGCCCGCTGCCGCGCGCGGTGCTTCGGCCGTTGGAGGATCGGTTTCCGCAGCAGGAGGCCGCCAAGGGGCCGGTGGCCGGTATCGTCGTCCTCGGCGGAGCGATCGGGCTCGCGCGCGGTGATGTGGTGCTCAATGCCTCGGCGTCGCGGATGACGAAGACGGTCGAACTGGCGCGGCTGCACCCACAGGCCAAGATCGTGTTCACCGGCGGTGCCGCCACCCTGATCTCGCAGACGATGGAGACGGAGGCCGATGGCGCCAAGCGCCTGATGGAGGGGCTCGGTCTGGAGCCGGGCCGGTTGATCCTCGAGGACAAGTCGCGCAATACGATCGAGAACGCAGTGTTCACGCGCCGCCTCGTCGATCCGAAGCCGGGAGAACGCTGGCTGCTGGTGACGTCGGCCTGGCATATGCCGCGCGCGATCGGTGTGTTCCGCAAGGCCGGCTTTCCGATTGAGGCCTTCCCGGTCGACTACTGGTCGAGCGGCAAGCCGGACGACTTCATTCGGCCCTACAGTCGCGCGCCTCGTGCACTCGACCTCGCCGATAACGGCTTCAAGGAATGGGTCGGCCTCGTGGCCTATCGCCTGGCCGGCTATACCGACTCGCTGTTTCCCGGACCCTGA
- a CDS encoding rhodanese-like domain-containing protein: MPQTITKGYKALVAEAESQIETLSVAEAQALHGRNEVVFVDLRDPRELEREGRMPGAFHCPRGMLEFWIDPESPYAKPIFQEDKRFVFFCGGGWRSALAAQAAQEMGLKPVAHVAGGFGAWKKAGAPVEAPADKKG, from the coding sequence ATGCCGCAAACGATCACGAAGGGCTACAAGGCCCTGGTTGCGGAGGCCGAGAGCCAGATCGAGACCCTGTCCGTGGCCGAGGCGCAGGCTCTGCATGGCCGGAACGAGGTGGTGTTCGTCGACCTGCGGGATCCACGCGAGCTGGAGCGGGAAGGGCGCATGCCCGGCGCCTTCCATTGCCCGCGCGGTATGCTGGAGTTCTGGATCGATCCGGAAAGCCCCTATGCCAAGCCGATCTTTCAGGAGGACAAGCGCTTCGTCTTCTTCTGCGGCGGTGGTTGGCGCTCGGCGCTCGCAGCTCAAGCGGCACAGGAGATGGGGCTGAAGCCCGTCGCCCATGTCGCCGGCGGCTTCGGCGCCTGGAAGAAGGCGGGTGCGCCTGTCGAAGCTCCCGCCGACAAGAAGGGCTGA
- a CDS encoding HAD-IA family hydrolase, with protein MDLIIFDLDGTLINSEAIILGAQYETFKRCGRVHPGREAGLGIVGLTLDIALAQLAGLDAPDDMLTQTYREVFGAMRLQAQNDPSLDEPLFPGVAETLARLRAVPGLKLGIATGKSRKGAEFIVERHGWQRLFDTVQSADDAPSKPHPGMILNAIAETGATAARTAMVGDSSFDIEMAVAADVVPVAVSWGFQPVEGLVALGARHRLTAITELPVALGLAEPAAA; from the coding sequence ATGGATCTCATCATCTTCGATCTCGACGGCACGCTGATCAACTCCGAGGCGATCATCCTCGGCGCGCAGTACGAGACGTTCAAACGCTGCGGTCGGGTGCATCCCGGCCGCGAGGCCGGACTCGGCATCGTCGGGTTGACGCTCGACATCGCGCTGGCCCAACTCGCGGGGCTCGATGCGCCGGACGACATGCTGACGCAGACCTATCGCGAGGTCTTCGGCGCGATGCGCCTGCAGGCGCAGAACGACCCGTCGCTGGACGAGCCGCTGTTTCCCGGCGTCGCGGAGACGCTCGCCCGGCTCAGGGCCGTGCCGGGGCTCAAGCTCGGCATCGCCACGGGCAAGTCGCGCAAGGGTGCGGAGTTCATCGTCGAGCGGCATGGCTGGCAAAGGCTGTTCGACACGGTCCAGTCGGCTGACGACGCGCCGTCGAAGCCGCATCCGGGCATGATCCTGAACGCGATCGCGGAAACGGGTGCCACGGCGGCGCGTACGGCCATGGTCGGCGACAGCTCCTTCGACATCGAAATGGCGGTTGCGGCCGATGTCGTCCCGGTCGCGGTGTCCTGGGGGTTCCAGCCGGTCGAGGGCCTGGTCGCGCTGGGAGCTCGGCACAGGCTGACGGCGATCACGGAGCTGCCGGTCGCACTCGGACTGGCGGAGCCGGCAGCCGCCTGA
- a CDS encoding gamma-glutamylcyclotransferase family protein — protein sequence MPLYFAYGLNMDPVGMARRCPNSRALGPARLPRHRFIVTRDGYASVIRDQHEEVHGVLWDCSLADIRVLDKFEDIASGLYVKINQPVIVPGGAKRALIYIGRTGDPGRPKPGYMETVIAGAKHFALPETYVAGLNRFLTKPNLDLKPLNRDVNEPLPPGPVPGVRPRATAPDTVRPPGKRA from the coding sequence ATGCCCCTCTATTTCGCCTACGGCCTCAACATGGACCCGGTCGGGATGGCACGGCGCTGCCCGAATTCGCGGGCGCTCGGCCCGGCCCGCCTCCCGCGCCACCGCTTCATCGTCACCCGCGACGGCTATGCCTCGGTGATCCGCGATCAGCACGAGGAGGTCCACGGCGTGCTCTGGGACTGCTCGCTGGCGGACATCCGCGTACTCGACAAATTCGAGGACATTGCCAGCGGGCTCTATGTGAAGATCAACCAGCCTGTGATCGTGCCGGGTGGCGCCAAGCGCGCGCTGATCTATATCGGCCGCACTGGCGATCCCGGAAGGCCGAAGCCCGGCTATATGGAGACGGTCATTGCCGGCGCGAAACATTTCGCCCTGCCAGAGACTTACGTCGCCGGCTTGAATCGCTTTCTGACCAAACCGAATCTGGATCTGAAGCCGTTGAATCGGGATGTGAACGAGCCGCTGCCGCCCGGTCCGGTGCCGGGCGTGCGCCCTCGCGCCACCGCTCCCGACACGGTCCGCCCGCCTGGCAAGCGCGCATGA
- a CDS encoding acetyl/propionyl/methylcrotonyl-CoA carboxylase subunit alpha, translating to MFSKILIANRGEIACRVIKTARRMGIKTVAVYSDADRDALHVEMADEAVHIGAAPAAQSYLLIDKIIDACKETGAQAVHPGYGFLSEREAFAQALKDNGIVFIGPNPGAIAAMGDKIESKKAAAAAKVSTVPGFLGVIESPEHAVTIADEIGYPVMIKASAGGGGKGMRIAHSAGEVAEGFARAKSEAASSFGDDRVFVEKFIVDPRHIEIQVLGDKHGNVIYLGERECSIQRRNQKVLEEAPSPLLDAATRKKMGEQAVALAKAVNYDSAGTVEFVAGQDKSFYFLEMNTRLQVEHPVTEMVTGIDLVEQMIRVAYGETLAIKQDDVKLDGWAVESRVYAEDPTRNFLPSTGRLVTYRPPSEGPDGEATVRNDTGVFEGGEISIYYDPMIAKLVTHAPTREAAIKAQGRALDAFAIDGIRHNIPFVAAVMQHPRWIAGNLSTGFIAEEFPEGFSPPVPQGETAQRMAAIAIACDHKLNQRKRNVSAQMEGWSRVSFDRQRIVELGGERFEGAVTEQGGTIVIAFPGRSVNVVSDWVPGEPVWRGTLDGVKVAAQIRPILNGVALGHAGAYANAHVYTPREAELAALMPEKVAADTGKFLLCPMPGLVKSIAVTVGQEVKAGEPLAMVEAMKMENVLRAEKDVTIAKILAKEGDSLAVDAVIMEFT from the coding sequence ATGTTCTCGAAGATCCTGATCGCGAACCGCGGCGAGATCGCCTGCCGTGTCATCAAGACGGCGCGGCGGATGGGCATCAAAACGGTGGCGGTCTATTCGGATGCCGATCGCGATGCGCTGCATGTCGAGATGGCCGACGAGGCCGTTCATATCGGCGCGGCGCCCGCCGCCCAGTCCTATCTGCTGATCGACAAGATCATCGACGCCTGCAAGGAGACCGGAGCTCAAGCCGTGCACCCGGGTTACGGCTTCCTGTCCGAGCGCGAGGCCTTCGCCCAGGCGCTGAAGGATAACGGCATCGTCTTCATCGGTCCCAATCCCGGCGCGATCGCCGCGATGGGCGACAAGATCGAATCGAAGAAGGCTGCGGCTGCCGCCAAGGTCTCGACGGTGCCCGGCTTCCTTGGTGTCATCGAGAGCCCGGAGCACGCGGTGACCATCGCCGACGAGATCGGCTATCCGGTGATGATCAAGGCCTCGGCCGGCGGCGGCGGCAAAGGCATGCGCATCGCCCACTCCGCAGGCGAGGTGGCGGAAGGTTTTGCCCGGGCGAAGTCGGAGGCGGCGTCTTCCTTCGGTGACGACCGCGTCTTCGTCGAGAAGTTCATCGTCGACCCCCGCCATATCGAGATCCAGGTTCTCGGCGACAAGCACGGCAACGTCATCTATCTCGGCGAGCGCGAATGCTCGATCCAGCGCCGTAACCAGAAGGTGTTGGAGGAGGCGCCGTCGCCGCTCCTCGATGCGGCGACCCGTAAGAAGATGGGCGAGCAGGCTGTCGCGCTGGCCAAGGCCGTGAACTACGACTCGGCCGGTACGGTCGAGTTCGTCGCGGGACAGGACAAGTCCTTCTACTTCCTCGAGATGAACACCCGGCTCCAGGTCGAGCATCCGGTGACGGAGATGGTCACCGGCATCGACCTCGTCGAGCAGATGATCCGCGTCGCCTATGGCGAGACGCTCGCGATCAAGCAGGACGACGTGAAGCTCGACGGCTGGGCGGTCGAGAGCCGCGTCTACGCCGAGGACCCGACCCGCAACTTCCTGCCTTCGACCGGCCGGCTCGTGACCTATCGGCCGCCGAGCGAAGGGCCGGACGGCGAAGCGACGGTGCGCAACGACACCGGCGTCTTCGAAGGCGGCGAGATTTCGATCTACTATGACCCGATGATCGCCAAGCTCGTCACCCATGCGCCGACGCGCGAAGCGGCGATCAAGGCACAGGGGCGCGCGCTCGATGCCTTCGCGATCGACGGCATCCGCCACAACATCCCCTTCGTCGCGGCGGTGATGCAGCATCCGCGCTGGATCGCTGGCAATCTCTCGACCGGCTTCATCGCCGAGGAGTTCCCGGAGGGCTTCTCGCCGCCGGTACCACAGGGTGAAACCGCGCAGCGCATGGCCGCGATCGCCATCGCCTGCGACCACAAGCTCAACCAGCGCAAGCGCAACGTCTCGGCGCAGATGGAAGGTTGGAGCCGGGTCTCCTTCGACCGGCAGCGCATCGTCGAACTCGGGGGCGAGCGTTTCGAGGGGGCGGTGACGGAGCAGGGCGGGACGATCGTGATCGCTTTCCCGGGCCGCAGCGTCAACGTCGTCAGCGACTGGGTGCCGGGGGAGCCGGTCTGGCGCGGCACGCTCGACGGGGTCAAGGTCGCGGCGCAGATCCGGCCGATCCTGAACGGTGTCGCGCTCGGCCATGCCGGCGCCTATGCCAACGCCCATGTCTATACGCCGCGCGAAGCCGAGCTCGCCGCGCTGATGCCGGAGAAGGTCGCGGCCGATACCGGCAAGTTCCTGCTCTGCCCGATGCCGGGCCTGGTCAAGTCGATCGCGGTCACGGTCGGGCAGGAGGTCAAGGCGGGCGAGCCGCTCGCCATGGTCGAGGCGATGAAGATGGAAAACGTGCTGCGCGCCGAGAAGGACGTCACCATCGCCAAGATCCTGGCGAAGGAAGGCGACTCGCTGGCCGTCGATGCCGTCATCATGGAATTCACCTGA
- a CDS encoding DUF3253 domain-containing protein has product MADPAAIEAAILDLLARQEPGRTISPMDVARSLGGDHPDGWGPLMQPLRRAAVKLMKEGQLVITRKGRPVDPDDFRGVYRLSPPATDPPA; this is encoded by the coding sequence ATGGCAGACCCTGCGGCAATCGAAGCGGCGATCCTCGACCTGCTGGCGCGGCAGGAGCCCGGCCGGACGATCTCGCCCATGGACGTCGCACGCTCGCTCGGCGGCGATCATCCGGATGGCTGGGGGCCGCTGATGCAGCCGCTGCGCCGCGCGGCCGTGAAGCTGATGAAGGAGGGCCAGCTCGTGATCACGCGCAAGGGGCGCCCGGTCGACCCCGACGATTTCCGCGGCGTCTACCGTCTCTCGCCGCCGGCCACTGATCCGCCGGCCTGA
- a CDS encoding glutathione S-transferase C-terminal domain-containing protein encodes MLKIWGRISSINVQKAVWAAGEVGQSFERIDVGGPFGGLDTPAFRAMNPNGQIPVLEDGAFRLWESNSIVRYLAARYRAADLWEVDPARRADSERWMDWMLSELQPATAPVLWGVVRKVAGHTDPAAIAAGVKRTEALMAILDAQLADRPFLAGERFGVADIAVGCGAHRWLNMPVERVALPHVQRWYEALFARPAAKAALPLPIT; translated from the coding sequence ATGCTGAAGATCTGGGGTCGGATCAGCTCGATCAATGTCCAGAAGGCCGTCTGGGCGGCTGGCGAGGTCGGCCAGTCATTCGAGCGCATCGATGTGGGCGGCCCCTTCGGCGGGCTCGATACGCCGGCGTTCCGCGCGATGAATCCGAACGGGCAGATTCCGGTGCTGGAGGATGGCGCCTTTCGCCTCTGGGAGTCGAACAGCATCGTGCGCTATCTCGCGGCCCGCTACCGGGCTGCGGACCTCTGGGAGGTGGATCCAGCCAGGCGTGCCGATTCCGAACGCTGGATGGACTGGATGCTCTCGGAGCTTCAGCCGGCGACTGCGCCCGTGCTCTGGGGTGTCGTGCGCAAGGTGGCGGGCCATACCGACCCCGCTGCGATCGCTGCTGGTGTGAAGCGGACCGAGGCGCTGATGGCGATCCTCGATGCACAGCTGGCGGATCGGCCCTTCCTGGCGGGCGAGCGCTTCGGCGTCGCGGACATCGCGGTCGGCTGCGGTGCGCATCGCTGGCTCAACATGCCGGTCGAGCGCGTCGCGCTGCCGCATGTGCAACGCTGGTACGAGGCGCTGTTCGCGCGCCCGGCCGCAAAGGCTGCGTTGCCGTTGCCGATCACGTGA
- a CDS encoding replication-associated recombination protein A, which translates to MSDLFSASGLDKAGPRPLADRLRPTTLAEVAGQEHLTGPDGALTRLVASGTLGSLIFWGPPGTGKTTVARLLAGLVDLGFEQISAIFSGVADLKRVFEAARGRRLGGKGTLLFVDEIHRFNRAQLDAFLPVMEDGTITLIGATTENPSFALNAALLSRARVLTFKSLDEGSLLFLLGRAEVLEGRELPLTAEARLALARFADGDGRAVLTLAEEIWRAAKPGEILDEQGLSEVIQRRAPIYDKAQDGHYNLISALHKTIRGSDPDAALYYFARMLDAGEDPRFLARRLVRMAVEDIGLADPQALIHARAAAETYEQLGTPEGELALANCVIYLATAPKSNAAYTAYKAAARVAKERGSLTPPKTILNAPTKLMREEGYGADYAYDHDQPDAFSGQNYWPDALGRQHFYDPPERGFEREIRKRLEYWEKLRQERGR; encoded by the coding sequence GTGAGCGACCTCTTTTCCGCCTCGGGCCTCGACAAGGCGGGGCCGCGCCCGCTCGCGGACCGGCTGCGGCCGACGACGCTTGCCGAGGTGGCGGGGCAGGAGCATCTGACAGGGCCGGATGGGGCGCTGACGCGGCTCGTCGCCTCCGGCACGCTCGGCAGCCTGATCTTCTGGGGACCGCCCGGCACCGGCAAGACCACCGTGGCGCGGCTGCTCGCCGGGCTTGTCGATCTCGGCTTCGAGCAGATCAGCGCGATCTTCTCCGGCGTCGCCGACCTGAAGCGGGTGTTCGAGGCGGCGCGGGGACGGCGGCTCGGCGGCAAGGGCACGCTGCTCTTCGTCGACGAGATCCATCGCTTCAACCGTGCCCAGCTCGACGCCTTCCTGCCGGTGATGGAAGACGGGACGATCACGTTGATCGGCGCCACCACCGAGAATCCGTCCTTCGCGCTCAATGCCGCGTTGCTGTCGCGTGCCCGCGTCCTGACCTTCAAGTCACTCGACGAGGGCTCGCTGCTCTTCCTGCTGGGCCGGGCCGAGGTTCTGGAGGGCAGGGAGCTGCCCCTGACGGCGGAGGCGCGCCTCGCGCTCGCCCGTTTTGCCGATGGCGACGGGCGCGCCGTGCTCACATTGGCCGAGGAAATCTGGCGGGCGGCAAAGCCAGGCGAGATCCTCGACGAACAGGGGCTGTCGGAGGTGATCCAGCGCCGCGCGCCGATCTACGACAAGGCGCAGGACGGCCATTACAACCTGATTTCCGCCCTGCATAAGACGATCCGCGGCTCGGATCCGGATGCGGCGCTCTATTACTTCGCGCGCATGCTCGATGCCGGCGAGGATCCGCGCTTCCTGGCGCGGCGACTGGTCAGGATGGCGGTGGAGGATATCGGGCTCGCCGATCCGCAGGCCCTGATCCATGCGCGGGCGGCGGCCGAAACCTATGAGCAGCTCGGCACGCCGGAAGGAGAGCTCGCGCTTGCCAACTGCGTGATCTACCTCGCGACCGCGCCAAAATCGAATGCGGCCTACACAGCCTACAAGGCGGCGGCGCGGGTCGCGAAGGAGCGTGGCTCCCTGACGCCGCCCAAGACGATCCTCAACGCGCCGACCAAGCTGATGCGCGAGGAAGGCTATGGCGCCGACTACGCCTATGACCACGACCAGCCGGACGCGTTCTCGGGGCAGAACTATTGGCCCGACGCGCTCGGCCGCCAGCACTTCTACGATCCGCCGGAGCGGGGCTTCGAGCGCGAGATCCGCAAACGGCTGGAATACTGGGAAAAGCTGAGACAGGAGCGCGGCCGCTAG
- a CDS encoding RluA family pseudouridine synthase: MKVGGKGPGKGAGGRATGAPGRGGRPRAADGPRGKRPSHDERRRAAARPKAAGEERPARAARQERPAEAPKRTRAEVKAETTQVLSTGVQQLVVTQDENEMRIDRFLEARFPQLSFSHIQRIVRKGELRVDGKRADSKDRLAAGQTVRIPPLKLEQQAERPRSIKADADTIGFLRSITLYEDDDVMVLNKPAGLAVQGGSGTKKHVDGMLAALTDKDGQKPRLVHRLDKDTAGCLVIAKSRFAAATLAKTFRSRAARKVYWALVAGVPRVKQGRISTYLAREEAYDGDQRMAVAQHGEDGAMHAVTYYAVVETAAQKLAWLSLKPVTGRTHQLRAHTTHIGHPIVGDPKYFNILNWELPGGIQNKLHLLARRIVLPHPRGKGTIDVSAPLPPHMRQSWNLLGFDDAPYDPIVEAPDE; encoded by the coding sequence ATGAAGGTTGGCGGCAAGGGGCCCGGCAAGGGCGCAGGCGGCCGGGCGACGGGCGCGCCCGGGCGGGGTGGACGGCCTCGCGCGGCTGATGGTCCCCGCGGCAAGCGGCCGAGCCATGACGAGCGGCGGCGTGCTGCGGCACGGCCCAAGGCCGCCGGCGAAGAGCGTCCGGCCCGGGCGGCGCGACAGGAGCGCCCGGCCGAGGCTCCGAAGCGGACGCGCGCCGAGGTCAAGGCCGAGACCACGCAGGTGCTCTCCACCGGCGTGCAGCAACTCGTGGTGACGCAGGACGAGAACGAGATGCGGATCGACCGCTTCCTCGAGGCCCGCTTCCCGCAGCTCTCCTTCAGCCATATCCAGCGCATCGTCCGCAAGGGCGAGCTGCGCGTCGACGGCAAGCGCGCCGACAGCAAGGACCGGCTTGCCGCCGGCCAGACGGTGCGCATCCCGCCGCTCAAGCTCGAGCAGCAGGCGGAGCGGCCGCGCTCGATCAAGGCGGATGCCGATACGATCGGCTTCCTGCGCTCGATCACGCTCTATGAGGACGACGATGTCATGGTCCTCAACAAGCCGGCGGGGCTCGCCGTGCAGGGCGGTTCCGGCACGAAGAAGCATGTCGACGGCATGCTTGCGGCGCTGACCGACAAGGACGGGCAGAAGCCGCGCCTCGTCCACCGGCTCGACAAGGATACTGCCGGCTGCCTCGTCATCGCCAAGTCGCGCTTCGCCGCGGCGACGCTGGCCAAGACCTTCCGTTCGCGCGCGGCCCGCAAGGTCTATTGGGCGCTGGTCGCGGGCGTGCCGCGCGTCAAGCAAGGGCGCATCTCGACCTATCTCGCCCGCGAGGAGGCCTATGATGGCGACCAGCGTATGGCCGTCGCTCAGCATGGCGAAGACGGCGCGATGCATGCCGTGACCTATTACGCTGTCGTCGAGACCGCGGCGCAGAAACTGGCCTGGCTCTCGCTCAAGCCCGTAACGGGGCGTACGCACCAGCTGCGCGCGCACACCACCCATATCGGCCACCCGATCGTCGGCGATCCGAAGTACTTCAATATCCTGAACTGGGAGCTGCCCGGCGGCATCCAGAACAAGCTGCATCTGTTGGCGCGGCGGATCGTGCTGCCCCATCCGCGCGGCAAGGGCACGATCGACGTCAGCGCGCCGCTGCCCCCGCATATGCGCCAGAGCTGGAACCTGCTCGGCTTCGATGATGCGCCCTATGACCCGATCGTCGAGGCGCCGGACGAATAG